One window of the Bos indicus isolate NIAB-ARS_2022 breed Sahiwal x Tharparkar chromosome 15, NIAB-ARS_B.indTharparkar_mat_pri_1.0, whole genome shotgun sequence genome contains the following:
- the DGKZ gene encoding diacylglycerol kinase zeta isoform X4 has protein sequence METFIKRHFQRKAPGPGEGPRRPSGVGLPTSKARRRSPAGQASSSLAQRRRSSAQLQGCLLGCGVGAPRPGRRRRSSTAPPACNPRFAVEEVPTQPQPAVVGPQLLVAPLLLAGLVGMEDEEGLQKEDVRVALPSAAQPGSGTPGPSPPPPRSALPLLPVPRWRRRRASSQLLPADVVKDHGLWGLHGHYRRLSQPRPVSQNPTPGGRRASGTAAGLGMPARVRPLCRRRQVALRRKSAGPQTWSALLAKAITKSGLQHLAPPPPAPGAPCSEPERQIRSTVDWSESATYGEHIWFETNVSGDFCYVGEQYCVAKMLQKSVSRRKCAACKIVVHTPCIEQLEKINFRCKPSFRESGSRNVREPTFVRHHWVHRRRQDGKCRHCGKGFQQKFTFHSKEIVAISCSWCKQAYHSKVSCFMLQQIEEPCSLGVHAAVVIPPTWILRARRPQNTLKASKKKKRASFKRKSSKKGPEEGRWRPFIIRPTPSPLMKPLLVFVNPKSGGNQGAKIIQSFLWYLNPRQVFDLSQGGPREALEMYRRVHNLRILACGGDGTVGWILSTLDQLRLKPPPPVAILPLGTGNDLARTLNWGGGYTDEPVSKILSHVEEGNVVQLDRWDLHAEPNPEAGPEERDEGATDQLPLDVFNNYFSLGFDAHVTLEFHESREANPEKFNSRFRNKMFYAGTAFSDFLMGSSKDLAKHIRVVCDGTDLTPKIQDLKPQCIVFLNIPRYCAGTMPWGHPGEHHDFEPQRHDDGYLEVIGFTMTSLAALQVGGHGERLTQCREVLLTTSKAIPVQVDGEPCKLAASRIRIALRNQATMVQKAKRRSAAPLHSDQQPVPEQLRVQVSRVSMHDYEALHYDKEQLKEASVPLGTVVVPGDSDLELCRAHIERLRQEPEGAGAKSPMCQKLSPKWCFLDATTASRFYRIDRAQEHLNYVTEIAQDEIYILDPELLGASARPDLPTPTSPLPTSPCSPTSR, from the exons ATGGAGACCTTCATTAAGAGACACTTCCAGCGGAAGGCGCCTGGCCCAGGGGAGGGGCCGAGGCGGCCCAGCGGTGTGGGGCTGCCCACAAGCAAGGCCCGGCGCCGCTCGCCCGCGGGGCAGGCCTCCTCCTCGCTGGCACAGCGGCGGCGCTCTAGCGCGCAGCTCCagggctgtctcctgggctgtggGGTAGGGGCCCCGCGCCCCGGCCGCCGCCGGCGCTCCAGCACCGCGCCCCCCGCCTGCAATCCCCGCTTTGCCGTGGAGGAGGTGCCCACCCAGCCGCAGCCAGCCGTGGTGGGGCCCCAGCTTTTGGTGGCACCCCTGCTGTTGGCTGGGCTCGTGGGCATGGAAGACGAGGAGGGCTTGCAGAAGGAGGATGTGAGGGTCGCGTTGCCGAGTGCCGCCCAGCCGGGCTCCGGGACCCCAGGGCCATCCCCACCGCCGCCCCGCAGCGCGCTGCCCCTGCTGCCCGTTCCGCGCTGGCGCCGGCGCCGGGcctcctcccagctgctgcccgCAGACGTGGTGAAAGACCATGGGCTCTGGGGCCTGCACGGTCACTACCGACGCCTCAGCCAGCCGCGGCCCGTGAGCCAGAACCCCACCCCAGGGGGTCGAAGAGCCTCGGGTACCGCAGCCGGCCTCGGGATGCCCGCCCGCGTGCGCCCGCTGTGCCGCCGGCGGCAGGTAGCCCTGCGGCGCAAGTCAGCCGGACCCCAGACCTGGAGTGCCCTGCTTGC GAAAGCCATCACCAAGTCGGGCCTCCAGCACCTGGcaccccctcctcctgctcctggggCCCCGTGCAGCGAGCCTGAGCGGCAGATCCGGAGCACCGTGGACTGGAGT GAGTCAGCGACGTATGGGGAACACATCTGGTTTGAGACCAACGTGTCCGGGGACTTCTGCTACGTCGGAGAGCAGTACTGCGTCGCCAAGATGCTG CAGAAATCAGTGTCCCGGAGAAAGTGTGCAGCCTGCAAGATTGTGGTCCACACACCCTGCATTGAGCAGCTCGAGAAG ATAAATTTCCGCTGTAAGCCATCCTTCCGTGAATCGGGCTCCAGGAACGTCCGTGAG CCAACCTTCGTGCGGCACCACTGGGTACACCGGCGACGCCAGGACGGCAAGTGTCGGCACTGCGGGAAG GGCTTCCAGCAGAAGTTCACCTTCCACAGCAAGGAGATCGTGGCCATCAGCTGCTCCTGGTGCAAGCAAGCA tacCACAGCAAGGTGTCCTGCTTCATGCTGCAGCAGATCGAGGAGCCGTGCTCCCTGGGGGTCCACGCCGCTGTGGTCATCCCCCCCACCTGGATCCTCCGGGCCCGCAGGCCCCAG AACACCCTCAAAGccagcaagaagaaaaaaagagcatcCTTCAAGAGGAAGTCTAGCAAGAAAGGGCCTGAG GAGGGCCGCTGGAGACCCTTCATCATCAGGCCTACCCCGTCCCCCCTCATGAAGCCCCTGCTGGTGTTCGTGAACCCCAAGAGTGGGGGCAACCAG GGCGCCAAGATCATCCAGTCCTTCCTCTGGTATCTGAATCCCCGGCAAGTCTTTGACCTGAGCCAGGGGGGCCCCAGGGAGGC GCTGGAGATGTATCGCCGAGTGCACAACCTGCGGATCCTGGCCTGCGGGGGTGACGGCACG GTCGGCTGGATCCTCTCCACGCTGGACCAGCTGCGCTTGAAGCCGCCGCCGCCAGTCGCCATCCTGCCCCTGGGCACTGGCAATGACTTGGCCCGCACCCTCAACTGGGGCGGG ggCTACACTGACGAGCCTGTGTCCAAGATCCTGTCCCACGTGGAGGAGGGCAACGTGGTACAGCTGGACCGCTGGGACCTCCATGCGGAGCCCAACCCCGAGGCGGGGCCCGAGGAGCGAGATGAGGGGGCCACCGACCAG CTGCCTCTGGATGTCTTCAACAACTACTTCAGCCTGGGCTTTGACGCCCACGTCACCCTGGAGTTCCACGAGTCTCGAG AGGCCAACCCGGAGAAGTTCAACAGCCGCTTCCGGAATAAGATGTTCTACGCCGGG ACAGCCTTCTCTGACTTCCTGATGGGCAGCTCCAAGGACTTGGCCAAGCACATCCGCGTGGTG TGTGATGGGACTGACCTGACCCCCAAGATTCAGGACCTGAAACCCCAGTGCATTGTTTTCTTGAACATCCCCag GTACTGCGCGGGCACCATGCCCTGGGGCCACCCTGGGGAGCACCATGACTTTGAGCCCCAGCGGCACGACGATGGCTACCTCGAGGTCATCGGCTTTACCATGACCTCCCTG GCTGCGCTGCAGGTGGGCGGGCACGGCGAGCGGCTGACGCAGTGCCGAGAGGTGCTGCTCACCACGTCCAAAGCCATCCCGGTGCAGGTGGACGGTGAGCCCTGCAAGCTCGCAGCCTCGCGCATCCGCATTGCCCTGCGCAACCAGGCCACCATGGTGCAGAAGGCCAAGCGGCGGAGCGCCGCCCCCCTGCACAGCGA CCAGCAGCCGGTGCCGGAGCAGCTGCGAGTCCAGGTGAGCAGGGTCAGCATGCACGACTACGAGGCCCTGCACTACGACAAGGAGCAGCTCAAAGAGGCTT CTGTGCCGCTGGGTACTGTGGTGGTCCCAGGAGACAGCGACCTGGAGCTGTGCCGCGCTCACATCGAGAGGCTCCGGCAG GAGCCCGAAGGTGCTGGAGCCAAGTCCCCGATGTGCCAGAAACTGTCCCCCAAGTGGTGCTTCCTCGATG CCACCACTGCCAGCCGCTTCTACAGAATCGACAGGGCCCAG GAACACCTCAACTACGTGACCGAGATCGCACAGGACGAGATTTATATCCTGGACCCTGAGCTGCTGGGGGCATCTGCCCGTCctgacctccccacccccacgtcccctctccccacctcgcCCTGCTCCCCCACATCCCG GTGA
- the DGKZ gene encoding diacylglycerol kinase zeta isoform X5: METFIKRHFQRKAPGPGEGPRRPSGVGLPTSKARRRSPAGQASSSLAQRRRSSAQLQGCLLGCGVGAPRPGRRRRSSTAPPACNPRFAVEEVPTQPQPAVVGPQLLVAPLLLAGLVGMEDEEGLQKEDVRVALPSAAQPGSGTPGPSPPPPRSALPLLPVPRWRRRRASSQLLPADVVKDHGLWGLHGHYRRLSQPRPVSQNPTPGGRRASGTAAGLGMPARVRPLCRRRQVALRRKSAGPQTWSALLAKAITKSGLQHLAPPPPAPGAPCSEPERQIRSTVDWSESATYGEHIWFETNVSGDFCYVGEQYCVAKMLQKSVSRRKCAACKIVVHTPCIEQLEKINFRCKPSFRESGSRNVREPTFVRHHWVHRRRQDGKCRHCGKGFQQKFTFHSKEIVAISCSWCKQAYHSKVSCFMLQQIEEPCSLGVHAAVVIPPTWILRARRPQNTLKASKKKKRASFKRKSSKKGPEEGRWRPFIIRPTPSPLMKPLLVFVNPKSGGNQGAKIIQSFLWYLNPRQVFDLSQGGPREALEMYRRVHNLRILACGGDGTVGWILSTLDQLRLKPPPPVAILPLGTGNDLARTLNWGGGYTDEPVSKILSHVEEGNVVQLDRWDLHAEPNPEAGPEERDEGATDQLPLDVFNNYFSLGFDAHVTLEFHESREANPEKFNSRFRNKMFYAGTAFSDFLMGSSKDLAKHIRVVCDGTDLTPKIQDLKPQCIVFLNIPRYCAGTMPWGHPGEHHDFEPQRHDDGYLEVIGFTMTSLAALQVGGHGERLTQCREVLLTTSKAIPVQVDGEPCKLAASRIRIALRNQATMVQKAKRRSAAPLHSDQQPVPEQLRVQVSRVSMHDYEALHYDKEQLKEASVPLGTVVVPGDSDLELCRAHIERLRQEPEGAGAKSPMCQKLSPKWCFLDATTASRFYRIDRAQEHLNYVTEIAQDEIYILDPELLGASARPDLPTPTSPLPTSPCSPTSRSLPGDAAPPTGEELIEAAKRNDFCKLQELHRAGGDLMHRDERSRTLLHHAVSTGSKEVVRYLLEHAPTEILDAVEENGETCLHQAAALGQRTICHYIVEAGASLMKTDQQGDTPRQRAEKAQDTELAAYLENRQHYQMIQREDQETAV; encoded by the exons ATGGAGACCTTCATTAAGAGACACTTCCAGCGGAAGGCGCCTGGCCCAGGGGAGGGGCCGAGGCGGCCCAGCGGTGTGGGGCTGCCCACAAGCAAGGCCCGGCGCCGCTCGCCCGCGGGGCAGGCCTCCTCCTCGCTGGCACAGCGGCGGCGCTCTAGCGCGCAGCTCCagggctgtctcctgggctgtggGGTAGGGGCCCCGCGCCCCGGCCGCCGCCGGCGCTCCAGCACCGCGCCCCCCGCCTGCAATCCCCGCTTTGCCGTGGAGGAGGTGCCCACCCAGCCGCAGCCAGCCGTGGTGGGGCCCCAGCTTTTGGTGGCACCCCTGCTGTTGGCTGGGCTCGTGGGCATGGAAGACGAGGAGGGCTTGCAGAAGGAGGATGTGAGGGTCGCGTTGCCGAGTGCCGCCCAGCCGGGCTCCGGGACCCCAGGGCCATCCCCACCGCCGCCCCGCAGCGCGCTGCCCCTGCTGCCCGTTCCGCGCTGGCGCCGGCGCCGGGcctcctcccagctgctgcccgCAGACGTGGTGAAAGACCATGGGCTCTGGGGCCTGCACGGTCACTACCGACGCCTCAGCCAGCCGCGGCCCGTGAGCCAGAACCCCACCCCAGGGGGTCGAAGAGCCTCGGGTACCGCAGCCGGCCTCGGGATGCCCGCCCGCGTGCGCCCGCTGTGCCGCCGGCGGCAGGTAGCCCTGCGGCGCAAGTCAGCCGGACCCCAGACCTGGAGTGCCCTGCTTGC GAAAGCCATCACCAAGTCGGGCCTCCAGCACCTGGcaccccctcctcctgctcctggggCCCCGTGCAGCGAGCCTGAGCGGCAGATCCGGAGCACCGTGGACTGGAGT GAGTCAGCGACGTATGGGGAACACATCTGGTTTGAGACCAACGTGTCCGGGGACTTCTGCTACGTCGGAGAGCAGTACTGCGTCGCCAAGATGCTG CAGAAATCAGTGTCCCGGAGAAAGTGTGCAGCCTGCAAGATTGTGGTCCACACACCCTGCATTGAGCAGCTCGAGAAG ATAAATTTCCGCTGTAAGCCATCCTTCCGTGAATCGGGCTCCAGGAACGTCCGTGAG CCAACCTTCGTGCGGCACCACTGGGTACACCGGCGACGCCAGGACGGCAAGTGTCGGCACTGCGGGAAG GGCTTCCAGCAGAAGTTCACCTTCCACAGCAAGGAGATCGTGGCCATCAGCTGCTCCTGGTGCAAGCAAGCA tacCACAGCAAGGTGTCCTGCTTCATGCTGCAGCAGATCGAGGAGCCGTGCTCCCTGGGGGTCCACGCCGCTGTGGTCATCCCCCCCACCTGGATCCTCCGGGCCCGCAGGCCCCAG AACACCCTCAAAGccagcaagaagaaaaaaagagcatcCTTCAAGAGGAAGTCTAGCAAGAAAGGGCCTGAG GAGGGCCGCTGGAGACCCTTCATCATCAGGCCTACCCCGTCCCCCCTCATGAAGCCCCTGCTGGTGTTCGTGAACCCCAAGAGTGGGGGCAACCAG GGCGCCAAGATCATCCAGTCCTTCCTCTGGTATCTGAATCCCCGGCAAGTCTTTGACCTGAGCCAGGGGGGCCCCAGGGAGGC GCTGGAGATGTATCGCCGAGTGCACAACCTGCGGATCCTGGCCTGCGGGGGTGACGGCACG GTCGGCTGGATCCTCTCCACGCTGGACCAGCTGCGCTTGAAGCCGCCGCCGCCAGTCGCCATCCTGCCCCTGGGCACTGGCAATGACTTGGCCCGCACCCTCAACTGGGGCGGG ggCTACACTGACGAGCCTGTGTCCAAGATCCTGTCCCACGTGGAGGAGGGCAACGTGGTACAGCTGGACCGCTGGGACCTCCATGCGGAGCCCAACCCCGAGGCGGGGCCCGAGGAGCGAGATGAGGGGGCCACCGACCAG CTGCCTCTGGATGTCTTCAACAACTACTTCAGCCTGGGCTTTGACGCCCACGTCACCCTGGAGTTCCACGAGTCTCGAG AGGCCAACCCGGAGAAGTTCAACAGCCGCTTCCGGAATAAGATGTTCTACGCCGGG ACAGCCTTCTCTGACTTCCTGATGGGCAGCTCCAAGGACTTGGCCAAGCACATCCGCGTGGTG TGTGATGGGACTGACCTGACCCCCAAGATTCAGGACCTGAAACCCCAGTGCATTGTTTTCTTGAACATCCCCag GTACTGCGCGGGCACCATGCCCTGGGGCCACCCTGGGGAGCACCATGACTTTGAGCCCCAGCGGCACGACGATGGCTACCTCGAGGTCATCGGCTTTACCATGACCTCCCTG GCTGCGCTGCAGGTGGGCGGGCACGGCGAGCGGCTGACGCAGTGCCGAGAGGTGCTGCTCACCACGTCCAAAGCCATCCCGGTGCAGGTGGACGGTGAGCCCTGCAAGCTCGCAGCCTCGCGCATCCGCATTGCCCTGCGCAACCAGGCCACCATGGTGCAGAAGGCCAAGCGGCGGAGCGCCGCCCCCCTGCACAGCGA CCAGCAGCCGGTGCCGGAGCAGCTGCGAGTCCAGGTGAGCAGGGTCAGCATGCACGACTACGAGGCCCTGCACTACGACAAGGAGCAGCTCAAAGAGGCTT CTGTGCCGCTGGGTACTGTGGTGGTCCCAGGAGACAGCGACCTGGAGCTGTGCCGCGCTCACATCGAGAGGCTCCGGCAG GAGCCCGAAGGTGCTGGAGCCAAGTCCCCGATGTGCCAGAAACTGTCCCCCAAGTGGTGCTTCCTCGATG CCACCACTGCCAGCCGCTTCTACAGAATCGACAGGGCCCAG GAACACCTCAACTACGTGACCGAGATCGCACAGGACGAGATTTATATCCTGGACCCTGAGCTGCTGGGGGCATCTGCCCGTCctgacctccccacccccacgtcccctctccccacctcgcCCTGCTCCCCCACATCCCG GTCACTGCCAGGGGACGCTGCGCCCCCTACAG GTGAAGAGCTCATCGAGGCTGCAAAGAGGAACGATTTCTGTAAG ctccaGGAGCTGCACCGAGCTGGGGGTGACCTTATGCACCGTGATGAGCGGAGCCGCACGCTCCTGCACCACGCGGTCAGCACCGGCAGCAAGGAAGTGGTCCGCTACCTGCTGGAGCACG CGCCCACTGAGATCCTTGATGCCGTGGAGGAAAA CGGGGAGACCTGCCTGCACCAGGCGGCAGCCCTGGGCCAGCGCACCATCTGCCACTACATCGTGGAGGCCGGGGCCTCGCTCATGAAGACTGACCAGCAG GGTGACACTCCCCGGCAGAGAGCGGAGAAGGCTCAGGACACGGAACTGGCGGCGTACCTGGAAAACCGGCAGCATTACCAGATGATCCAGCGGGAGGACCAGGAGACAGCGGTGTGA
- the DGKZ gene encoding diacylglycerol kinase zeta isoform X12: MLQKSVSRRKCAACKIVVHTPCIEQLEKINFRCKPSFRESGSRNVREPTFVRHHWVHRRRQDGKCRHCGKGFQQKFTFHSKEIVAISCSWCKQAYHSKVSCFMLQQIEEPCSLGVHAAVVIPPTWILRARRPQNTLKASKKKKRASFKRKSSKKGPEEGRWRPFIIRPTPSPLMKPLLVFVNPKSGGNQGAKIIQSFLWYLNPRQVFDLSQGGPREALEMYRRVHNLRILACGGDGTVGWILSTLDQLRLKPPPPVAILPLGTGNDLARTLNWGGGYTDEPVSKILSHVEEGNVVQLDRWDLHAEPNPEAGPEERDEGATDQLPLDVFNNYFSLGFDAHVTLEFHESREANPEKFNSRFRNKMFYAGTAFSDFLMGSSKDLAKHIRVVCDGTDLTPKIQDLKPQCIVFLNIPRYCAGTMPWGHPGEHHDFEPQRHDDGYLEVIGFTMTSLAALQVGGHGERLTQCREVLLTTSKAIPVQVDGEPCKLAASRIRIALRNQATMVQKAKRRSAAPLHSDQQPVPEQLRVQVSRVSMHDYEALHYDKEQLKEASVPLGTVVVPGDSDLELCRAHIERLRQEPEGAGAKSPMCQKLSPKWCFLDATTASRFYRIDRAQEHLNYVTEIAQDEIYILDPELLGASARPDLPTPTSPLPTSPCSPTSRSLPGDAAPPTGEELIEAAKRNDFCKLQELHRAGGDLMHRDERSRTLLHHAVSTGSKEVVRYLLEHAPTEILDAVEENGETCLHQAAALGQRTICHYIVEAGASLMKTDQQGDTPRQRAEKAQDTELAAYLENRQHYQMIQREDQETAV; encoded by the exons ATGCTG CAGAAATCAGTGTCCCGGAGAAAGTGTGCAGCCTGCAAGATTGTGGTCCACACACCCTGCATTGAGCAGCTCGAGAAG ATAAATTTCCGCTGTAAGCCATCCTTCCGTGAATCGGGCTCCAGGAACGTCCGTGAG CCAACCTTCGTGCGGCACCACTGGGTACACCGGCGACGCCAGGACGGCAAGTGTCGGCACTGCGGGAAG GGCTTCCAGCAGAAGTTCACCTTCCACAGCAAGGAGATCGTGGCCATCAGCTGCTCCTGGTGCAAGCAAGCA tacCACAGCAAGGTGTCCTGCTTCATGCTGCAGCAGATCGAGGAGCCGTGCTCCCTGGGGGTCCACGCCGCTGTGGTCATCCCCCCCACCTGGATCCTCCGGGCCCGCAGGCCCCAG AACACCCTCAAAGccagcaagaagaaaaaaagagcatcCTTCAAGAGGAAGTCTAGCAAGAAAGGGCCTGAG GAGGGCCGCTGGAGACCCTTCATCATCAGGCCTACCCCGTCCCCCCTCATGAAGCCCCTGCTGGTGTTCGTGAACCCCAAGAGTGGGGGCAACCAG GGCGCCAAGATCATCCAGTCCTTCCTCTGGTATCTGAATCCCCGGCAAGTCTTTGACCTGAGCCAGGGGGGCCCCAGGGAGGC GCTGGAGATGTATCGCCGAGTGCACAACCTGCGGATCCTGGCCTGCGGGGGTGACGGCACG GTCGGCTGGATCCTCTCCACGCTGGACCAGCTGCGCTTGAAGCCGCCGCCGCCAGTCGCCATCCTGCCCCTGGGCACTGGCAATGACTTGGCCCGCACCCTCAACTGGGGCGGG ggCTACACTGACGAGCCTGTGTCCAAGATCCTGTCCCACGTGGAGGAGGGCAACGTGGTACAGCTGGACCGCTGGGACCTCCATGCGGAGCCCAACCCCGAGGCGGGGCCCGAGGAGCGAGATGAGGGGGCCACCGACCAG CTGCCTCTGGATGTCTTCAACAACTACTTCAGCCTGGGCTTTGACGCCCACGTCACCCTGGAGTTCCACGAGTCTCGAG AGGCCAACCCGGAGAAGTTCAACAGCCGCTTCCGGAATAAGATGTTCTACGCCGGG ACAGCCTTCTCTGACTTCCTGATGGGCAGCTCCAAGGACTTGGCCAAGCACATCCGCGTGGTG TGTGATGGGACTGACCTGACCCCCAAGATTCAGGACCTGAAACCCCAGTGCATTGTTTTCTTGAACATCCCCag GTACTGCGCGGGCACCATGCCCTGGGGCCACCCTGGGGAGCACCATGACTTTGAGCCCCAGCGGCACGACGATGGCTACCTCGAGGTCATCGGCTTTACCATGACCTCCCTG GCTGCGCTGCAGGTGGGCGGGCACGGCGAGCGGCTGACGCAGTGCCGAGAGGTGCTGCTCACCACGTCCAAAGCCATCCCGGTGCAGGTGGACGGTGAGCCCTGCAAGCTCGCAGCCTCGCGCATCCGCATTGCCCTGCGCAACCAGGCCACCATGGTGCAGAAGGCCAAGCGGCGGAGCGCCGCCCCCCTGCACAGCGA CCAGCAGCCGGTGCCGGAGCAGCTGCGAGTCCAGGTGAGCAGGGTCAGCATGCACGACTACGAGGCCCTGCACTACGACAAGGAGCAGCTCAAAGAGGCTT CTGTGCCGCTGGGTACTGTGGTGGTCCCAGGAGACAGCGACCTGGAGCTGTGCCGCGCTCACATCGAGAGGCTCCGGCAG GAGCCCGAAGGTGCTGGAGCCAAGTCCCCGATGTGCCAGAAACTGTCCCCCAAGTGGTGCTTCCTCGATG CCACCACTGCCAGCCGCTTCTACAGAATCGACAGGGCCCAG GAACACCTCAACTACGTGACCGAGATCGCACAGGACGAGATTTATATCCTGGACCCTGAGCTGCTGGGGGCATCTGCCCGTCctgacctccccacccccacgtcccctctccccacctcgcCCTGCTCCCCCACATCCCG GTCACTGCCAGGGGACGCTGCGCCCCCTACAG GTGAAGAGCTCATCGAGGCTGCAAAGAGGAACGATTTCTGTAAG ctccaGGAGCTGCACCGAGCTGGGGGTGACCTTATGCACCGTGATGAGCGGAGCCGCACGCTCCTGCACCACGCGGTCAGCACCGGCAGCAAGGAAGTGGTCCGCTACCTGCTGGAGCACG CGCCCACTGAGATCCTTGATGCCGTGGAGGAAAA CGGGGAGACCTGCCTGCACCAGGCGGCAGCCCTGGGCCAGCGCACCATCTGCCACTACATCGTGGAGGCCGGGGCCTCGCTCATGAAGACTGACCAGCAG GGTGACACTCCCCGGCAGAGAGCGGAGAAGGCTCAGGACACGGAACTGGCGGCGTACCTGGAAAACCGGCAGCATTACCAGATGATCCAGCGGGAGGACCAGGAGACAGCGGTGTGA